The Candidatus Zixiibacteriota bacterium genome window below encodes:
- a CDS encoding Ig-like domain-containing protein yields the protein MKANSIKLILLTLLVTSCCLMLANCGDDKVQDSGGPRIVGNLSQAATMLDIVLPADCGNVSDADSPLTGRVNNVDLNAVKIVMYSTSGVFYGHIRVFADDGTFSFVLPCGRRVRLVLADSDWTPPDSLDDGPPDVANSVLATYWDIDRVAGGVSGLVRDAFDNSLVPGVEVSWVISGFAGSSITGANGFFVVGTVVPSGTHGFSFSKTDYAELVHDGVIPPLDDLVREGDSYPGDYPYVENLEVRLPPLSASLSGHVRLIDPVSTDTVAAANVEIQLLLSDRLVTNVMKDTTDANGLYSFEQVPAADTLSMVVPSFVLSAYTYGPVDSTLELFPGSTVIDALLSAGGGGSYRLISEPDRK from the coding sequence ATGAAAGCCAATTCGATCAAACTGATTTTGCTGACCCTCTTAGTCACTAGCTGCTGTCTGATGCTTGCCAACTGCGGCGACGATAAGGTCCAGGACTCCGGCGGACCACGCATTGTCGGCAATCTGAGTCAAGCCGCCACTATGCTCGATATTGTTCTCCCGGCCGACTGCGGCAATGTGTCTGACGCCGACTCACCTCTCACCGGACGGGTCAACAATGTCGACCTGAATGCGGTCAAGATCGTGATGTACTCAACCAGTGGCGTGTTTTATGGACACATCAGGGTATTTGCAGATGATGGTACGTTCTCGTTCGTGTTGCCTTGTGGGCGCCGGGTTCGCCTGGTATTAGCGGATTCAGACTGGACACCGCCCGACTCTCTTGATGACGGTCCACCCGACGTGGCAAATTCTGTTCTGGCTACCTACTGGGACATCGACCGAGTGGCCGGAGGAGTCAGCGGGTTGGTGCGGGATGCGTTCGACAATTCGCTGGTGCCGGGTGTCGAGGTTTCGTGGGTTATCTCGGGTTTCGCCGGCAGTAGCATAACCGGCGCCAACGGTTTTTTTGTCGTCGGCACTGTGGTCCCATCGGGTACTCACGGGTTTTCATTTAGCAAGACCGATTATGCCGAACTGGTTCATGATGGGGTCATCCCACCCTTGGATGATCTTGTGCGTGAAGGCGATTCCTATCCGGGTGATTACCCTTATGTAGAAAACCTGGAAGTTCGGTTGCCGCCTTTGTCGGCGAGCTTGTCGGGGCATGTTCGGCTGATTGATCCTGTCTCCACCGACACGGTCGCCGCGGCTAATGTCGAAATACAGCTACTGTTGAGCGACAGATTGGTCACGAACGTGATGAAAGATACTACCGATGCCAATGGTCTCTATAGCTTTGAACAGGTTCCGGCCGCTGATACCTTGTCAATGGTGGTACCTTCGTTTGTACTCTCGGCATATACATACGGGCCGGTCGATTCGACCCTGGAGTTGTTCCCTGGGTCGACAGTCATCGACGCACTCTTATCTGCGGGCGGTGGCGGCAGTTACCGTTTGATCTCTGAGCCCGACCGAAAGTAG
- a CDS encoding AMP-dependent synthetase/ligase, whose amino-acid sequence MNASHRDNAPPPNLCSRFEQSSQRLPDQIAFKSDGGQGRSYPYSEVGRTVRRMAAGLKAGNHIDGQGVGLLSENRPEWGIAYLSILAAGGTVVPIDINLKPTEVAYLLGHAAMRSIFVSKRGSQLMSDTDVSIEHFDFDSDGADNWMRLTADEPLKTLPPAAETAVIIYTSGTTGTPKAVELTHKNLVANLDGIVEALEFGPGDVFLSVLPLHHTFEATCGFLTPLMSGATIVYARSLKSGQIVEDIAHNRVTILVGVPLLFEKMHQSFERKLATAPTMRRLLFRSLMSVSALGWRLGGKWGRALFRSVRNRAGLGSVRMFVSGGAALSPRIARFFNLLGFDCMQGYGMTECSPVVSAHRPDDIRFGSVGPPIPNVQVAIDSPDEEGIGEIVVKGENVTPGYRGLPKETADLIIDGWLHTGDLGRLHRGHLWITGRCKSLIVSAAGKNIYPEEIEEKLTTSPHILEAVVFGRISEGKQREEVMALIVPDLEWLLEAGLIENITQPDQQRLHQVVADAVALVNEQVAAYKRIASFDIRLEELEKTSTRKIKRFLYK is encoded by the coding sequence ATGAACGCCTCACACCGTGACAACGCACCGCCACCCAACCTCTGTTCAAGATTTGAACAGTCGTCCCAACGCCTGCCCGACCAGATCGCCTTCAAAAGCGATGGCGGCCAGGGACGGAGCTACCCTTACTCAGAGGTTGGCCGGACCGTGCGGCGGATGGCCGCCGGGCTGAAGGCAGGGAATCATATCGATGGGCAGGGCGTCGGCTTACTGTCTGAGAATCGACCGGAGTGGGGGATAGCTTACCTGTCGATTCTGGCCGCCGGGGGAACCGTCGTCCCTATAGATATAAATCTCAAGCCAACCGAGGTGGCCTACCTGCTCGGTCACGCCGCGATGCGGTCTATCTTCGTCTCCAAACGCGGCAGTCAACTCATGTCCGACACCGATGTAAGCATTGAGCATTTTGATTTCGATTCTGACGGCGCTGACAACTGGATGCGTCTGACAGCCGACGAGCCACTCAAAACCCTGCCGCCTGCTGCCGAGACAGCCGTTATCATCTACACCTCGGGTACCACCGGTACACCCAAAGCGGTGGAACTGACCCACAAGAATCTGGTGGCCAATCTGGACGGTATCGTCGAAGCCCTGGAGTTCGGACCCGGTGATGTTTTCCTCTCGGTCCTGCCGCTTCATCACACTTTTGAAGCTACCTGCGGCTTTCTGACGCCTCTCATGTCCGGTGCAACCATAGTGTATGCCCGCTCATTGAAATCCGGCCAGATTGTAGAGGACATTGCGCACAACCGGGTAACGATTTTGGTCGGGGTACCTCTGCTGTTCGAAAAGATGCATCAATCGTTCGAACGCAAACTGGCCACAGCGCCGACCATGCGCCGGTTGCTGTTTCGGTCCCTTATGTCAGTATCTGCACTCGGCTGGCGTTTGGGCGGTAAATGGGGGCGCGCTCTCTTTCGATCGGTACGTAACCGGGCCGGTCTGGGATCGGTTCGGATGTTTGTTTCCGGCGGCGCTGCTTTGTCACCGCGCATCGCCCGCTTTTTCAATCTGCTCGGATTCGACTGCATGCAAGGCTATGGCATGACCGAATGCTCACCGGTCGTGTCGGCTCACCGTCCCGATGACATAAGATTCGGCTCTGTGGGACCTCCGATCCCGAATGTTCAGGTGGCAATCGACAGCCCGGACGAGGAGGGAATCGGGGAGATTGTCGTCAAGGGGGAAAACGTCACCCCCGGTTATCGCGGATTACCCAAAGAAACGGCCGATTTGATAATCGACGGCTGGTTACACACCGGCGATCTGGGCAGGCTGCACCGCGGCCATCTGTGGATCACCGGGCGGTGCAAGAGCCTGATTGTGTCGGCTGCCGGGAAGAACATCTATCCCGAGGAGATCGAAGAGAAACTGACAACTTCACCGCACATTCTGGAGGCGGTCGTGTTTGGGCGCATTAGTGAAGGTAAGCAAAGAGAAGAAGTGATGGCGCTGATCGTCCCTGATCTCGAATGGCTGCTCGAAGCAGGGTTGATTGAGAACATAACACAACCCGATCAGCAACGTTTGCACCAGGTGGTTGCCGATGCCGTCGCTCTGGTCAACGAACAGGTGGCTGCTTACAAGAGAATCGCATCATTCGATATCCGTCTGGAAGAACTTGAGAAAACCTCCACCCGCAAGATCAAAAGATTCCTCTACAAGTAG
- a CDS encoding AMIN domain-containing protein, whose amino-acid sequence MRKAICLLAAFVLLATSVAATSSQVTNINLSHQNGYTSARIDVDGTVRFSHQTEVAKDGKPFRVIVDILKATHHLGAKKFMALPKCGVQAIRTSQYAAKPEAVVRVVFDMAQEASYRVESNQHSVTVVFPDKGGPKFADWSTSAVVAAMTKSAPRTVVATKDAAVPTAKTSQPAAPGKKSPAEVNSAIDKDRLASLASKDQPQSAKAKPSKPNAENPAPPKVTKPDDGTPFPSSTYTPGTGQFTDQDKWADLYKKPATPIKKTKSADQPTKSVKPPVSKPKPATAKAPKAEAPTKTASTTPAATGDKKVASKPKAESKQQVTKKVTKPPVKAQTKTVAKVDRPRDKSEGNVKPAAKSENTMKAAGKSDSKTVAKADKSKKPSGKTNKKTVAKADQADSDKKSTSRFRRNPAVSKKIKGTMVAEFPKRLVVKYKTKHYRDPFETLINEAQVSSSPIEQRVPNVEGLRLVGILESEGGKNSALLEDANGYGYILRTGDRVKKGYVLRIESDRVYFQIFEYGWSRTLALHIEE is encoded by the coding sequence ATGAGAAAAGCAATCTGCCTATTGGCCGCCTTCGTTCTTCTGGCCACCTCAGTTGCGGCTACATCGTCGCAAGTGACAAACATCAACTTGAGCCATCAGAACGGCTACACCTCGGCTCGCATTGATGTCGACGGCACCGTTCGGTTCAGCCACCAGACTGAAGTGGCCAAGGACGGCAAACCGTTCCGAGTCATTGTCGATATCCTGAAAGCCACCCATCATCTGGGCGCCAAGAAATTCATGGCTCTGCCCAAATGTGGTGTTCAGGCCATTCGCACCAGCCAGTACGCCGCCAAACCGGAAGCTGTCGTGCGCGTCGTTTTCGACATGGCTCAAGAAGCGTCCTACCGAGTAGAGAGCAATCAACATTCGGTGACAGTCGTTTTCCCGGACAAAGGTGGACCAAAGTTTGCCGACTGGTCGACCTCCGCCGTTGTCGCAGCCATGACCAAGAGTGCCCCAAGAACAGTAGTGGCCACAAAGGATGCTGCCGTCCCGACGGCGAAAACGTCCCAGCCCGCGGCTCCTGGCAAGAAGAGCCCGGCTGAGGTGAATTCGGCCATTGACAAAGATCGCCTGGCCAGCCTGGCCTCCAAGGACCAGCCTCAATCGGCGAAAGCCAAACCGTCCAAGCCCAACGCTGAGAATCCCGCGCCACCGAAGGTTACCAAGCCGGACGATGGAACTCCATTCCCAAGCTCTACTTACACCCCGGGTACGGGTCAATTCACCGACCAAGACAAGTGGGCCGATCTATACAAGAAACCGGCGACGCCGATCAAGAAAACCAAGTCCGCCGATCAGCCAACTAAGTCGGTGAAACCACCGGTCTCAAAGCCGAAGCCTGCAACCGCTAAGGCGCCCAAAGCCGAAGCTCCGACGAAAACAGCCTCGACAACACCGGCTGCAACCGGTGACAAGAAGGTTGCTTCAAAGCCGAAAGCCGAGTCTAAACAGCAGGTCACTAAGAAGGTGACGAAGCCGCCGGTCAAAGCTCAGACTAAAACGGTGGCCAAGGTCGACCGTCCGCGTGATAAGTCCGAAGGTAACGTCAAGCCCGCGGCCAAGTCGGAAAACACCATGAAGGCGGCCGGCAAATCAGACTCCAAAACAGTCGCCAAGGCCGACAAAAGCAAAAAGCCAAGCGGCAAAACAAACAAGAAAACGGTAGCCAAAGCCGACCAAGCCGATAGCGACAAAAAGTCGACCTCACGGTTCCGCCGCAACCCGGCTGTGTCCAAGAAGATCAAAGGGACCATGGTGGCTGAATTCCCCAAGCGCCTGGTCGTGAAATACAAAACCAAACACTATAGAGACCCGTTCGAAACTCTGATCAACGAAGCTCAGGTATCTTCAAGCCCGATTGAACAGAGGGTGCCGAATGTTGAAGGTCTCAGGCTGGTTGGTATCCTCGAAAGCGAAGGGGGCAAAAACTCAGCCCTGCTTGAGGACGCCAACGGTTACGGATACATATTGAGGACCGGTGATCGGGTGAAAAAAGGATACGTGCTTCGTATTGAGTCCGACCGGGTCTATTTCCAGATATTCGAATACGGCTGGAGCCGCACACTGGCTCTTCATATAGAGGAATAA
- the rlmB gene encoding 23S rRNA (guanosine(2251)-2'-O)-methyltransferase RlmB yields MGNRPRSQKERRHGHADLGAAIQVRSENDLFEIIDSLEGDPLLLIMDGVQDPHNLGACLRSAEAAGVHAVIVPRDRAVGLTDVVRLAAAGAAERIPLIQVTNLARTMKALKDVGLWLVGTADQAKGSLFDADLVGPLGLVMGAEGKGLRRLTQEHCDFLVRIPMQGKVGCLNVSVATGVCLFEALRQRSTPVSCRE; encoded by the coding sequence GTGGGTAATCGTCCCCGCTCACAGAAAGAACGCCGACATGGGCATGCCGACCTCGGCGCTGCTATTCAGGTCAGGTCGGAAAACGATCTGTTCGAAATAATCGACAGCTTGGAGGGTGATCCCTTGCTCTTGATCATGGACGGTGTACAGGACCCGCACAATCTTGGCGCCTGTCTGCGGAGCGCCGAGGCAGCCGGTGTTCACGCCGTGATAGTGCCGCGTGATCGTGCTGTCGGCCTGACTGATGTCGTGCGACTGGCAGCTGCGGGCGCCGCCGAACGAATACCGCTGATCCAGGTAACCAATCTGGCCCGTACAATGAAAGCGCTGAAGGATGTCGGTCTGTGGTTGGTTGGTACTGCCGACCAGGCGAAGGGTTCTCTGTTCGATGCCGACCTGGTCGGGCCATTAGGACTTGTCATGGGCGCGGAGGGGAAGGGTCTCAGGCGTCTCACTCAAGAACACTGCGACTTTCTGGTGCGAATTCCTATGCAGGGTAAGGTCGGCTGCCTTAATGTCTCGGTTGCCACCGGTGTCTGTTTGTTTGAAGCTCTCAGACAACGTAGCACGCCTGTCTCCTGTCGCGAATGA
- a CDS encoding YceI family protein, whose product MFRKCTVVIIALLMTVGMTQAATWNFDKSHSSVGFSVRHMVISKTTGHFSDFEGVLDFSGEDFGAGKVEVTVQMASVDTDDEKRDGHLRTGDFFDVEKYPTMTFKSTKVSDTKDNAFQLTGILTIKDVSKEVIFDCEHHGTLTDPWGNTRAGFTAEAEINRQDFNVSFSKLLDGGGMVVGDMVTVKLEIEAIQFVEQADAGK is encoded by the coding sequence ATGTTCAGAAAGTGTACTGTTGTCATCATTGCACTGTTGATGACCGTCGGCATGACCCAGGCTGCCACCTGGAATTTCGACAAATCTCACAGTTCGGTCGGGTTCTCGGTCCGCCACATGGTGATCTCCAAAACTACCGGGCATTTCAGCGACTTTGAAGGTGTTCTGGACTTCAGCGGCGAGGATTTTGGCGCTGGTAAGGTCGAGGTAACGGTTCAGATGGCCTCAGTCGACACTGACGATGAGAAACGTGATGGTCATCTGAGGACAGGGGACTTCTTCGATGTCGAAAAATACCCGACCATGACTTTCAAGTCGACCAAAGTCAGCGACACGAAGGACAACGCATTCCAATTGACCGGTATCCTCACCATCAAAGATGTCTCCAAGGAAGTCATCTTTGACTGTGAACACCACGGCACTCTCACGGACCCATGGGGTAATACTCGGGCCGGATTTACAGCCGAAGCCGAAATCAACCGTCAGGATTTCAACGTCAGCTTCAGCAAGTTGCTCGACGGCGGCGGCATGGTGGTTGGCGATATGGTGACGGTGAAGCTTGAAATTGAAGCTATTCAGTTTGTTGAACAGGCCGACGCCGGCAAGTAA
- a CDS encoding T9SS type A sorting domain-containing protein — protein sequence MFNTSGLMFRTIGAVLAFGLVAGSALAARIDVKTDHYATPGWYTTITVEVDSLETDISSFDLTLAIDESVYGLVNAEPGRFVSDCEWEYFGYRRIRADSLPQFDLEGRTDLLNVTGIASISPGYTPTCFGGGGSLELFTVKTLIDYDSRGTDIRCQAFPIQFFWRDCNDNILVTRYGDTVLAAESVYDGADNELIDASFPGYGAPDEPCPNPPGQVLVHSPVLTNDWLDLACDDSVYIRRGDINLNSRPYEAADVVLFMCIFPWGIGCFGIDADEQIEQSDVNNDGITLSVADLVLMIQIIIDDAPPVTKPTTGEFEAVAHLESNAESTRLSLDVNEDIAAVYMRAVGPTETPLSGSDITFPDRQFDVGRIDDTVTMLLIDIEKGEPVLDPGRHVLLESLAPDLTMTEIVVVDIYGREVNVVHKGSLPPAGAVLNQCYPNPFNASTVIEFDLPTTTDWRLTVYNALGQSMREFSGRDNGMVTVEWNGLTTGGDVAASGVYFYRLETGTDAQTKKMLLLK from the coding sequence ATGTTTAACACTTCCGGATTGATGTTCAGGACAATCGGGGCAGTCTTAGCATTCGGGCTGGTCGCAGGCAGCGCATTGGCGGCCAGGATTGACGTGAAGACCGATCACTATGCTACCCCTGGCTGGTACACAACAATCACAGTGGAGGTTGATTCGCTTGAGACAGACATTAGCTCGTTCGATCTTACGCTGGCGATTGACGAGTCGGTTTACGGTTTGGTCAATGCGGAGCCGGGGCGGTTCGTGTCCGACTGCGAGTGGGAGTATTTCGGTTATCGCAGGATTCGGGCGGACTCTCTACCTCAGTTCGACCTGGAGGGTCGCACCGATCTACTGAACGTAACCGGTATCGCGTCCATTTCGCCCGGGTACACTCCAACCTGTTTCGGTGGTGGCGGCAGCCTGGAGTTATTCACGGTTAAGACGCTGATCGATTATGACTCACGCGGAACGGACATACGGTGCCAGGCTTTCCCGATTCAGTTCTTTTGGCGGGATTGTAACGACAACATCCTGGTAACACGCTATGGCGACACCGTCCTGGCCGCCGAGTCGGTTTACGATGGTGCGGATAACGAGTTGATTGATGCCTCCTTCCCCGGCTACGGCGCCCCGGACGAACCGTGTCCTAACCCACCCGGACAGGTGTTAGTCCATTCGCCGGTTCTTACTAACGACTGGCTGGACCTTGCCTGCGACGACTCGGTCTACATCAGGCGCGGCGATATAAATCTCAATAGCCGACCGTATGAAGCCGCCGATGTCGTGCTGTTTATGTGCATATTCCCATGGGGTATAGGTTGTTTTGGCATTGATGCTGATGAGCAGATTGAGCAATCGGACGTCAACAATGACGGCATAACCCTGAGTGTCGCCGACCTGGTGCTGATGATCCAAATAATAATCGATGACGCCCCGCCGGTAACGAAACCAACGACCGGCGAGTTCGAAGCCGTGGCGCATCTTGAGTCGAACGCGGAATCGACCCGACTTTCGCTTGATGTCAACGAGGATATCGCTGCCGTATACATGCGTGCAGTCGGTCCAACCGAAACTCCCCTGAGCGGGTCGGACATCACTTTCCCGGATAGACAGTTCGACGTTGGTCGGATCGACGACACCGTGACAATGTTGTTGATCGACATTGAGAAGGGCGAACCGGTGCTCGATCCAGGTCGTCATGTGCTCCTGGAGAGCCTCGCACCCGATCTGACCATGACTGAAATTGTCGTCGTTGATATCTATGGGCGTGAAGTAAACGTAGTCCACAAGGGCAGCCTGCCACCGGCGGGCGCGGTGCTGAACCAGTGTTATCCCAATCCCTTCAATGCATCGACAGTGATTGAGTTTGACCTGCCGACCACGACGGACTGGAGACTGACCGTATACAACGCTCTCGGACAATCGATGCGTGAGTTCTCCGGCAGGGACAACGGGATGGTTACGGTTGAGTGGAACGGCCTCACCACAGGCGGTGACGTGGCGGCTTCCGGCGTCTATTTCTACCGCCTGGAAACGGGTACCGACGCCCAGACCAAAAAGATGCTGCTGTTGAAATAG
- the pilO gene encoding type 4a pilus biogenesis protein PilO, with protein sequence MDFKDAKTQKIALGIMAFFVVVYFWHSRLYTKYDQQIATQTQEFERITSELRAVEIKAKSLEALKVEYTDLLNRYDEIEALLPEVKQIPSFLVQLHTASSLTGTKITSIQPLDIGSEEFYNVASFEISMTGAYHDIGSFVSYVANFPFIANIDNLQLTALEVAISSAAAAEAKSGEKKNETVSAVFSLSTYFVKDGERLTELTI encoded by the coding sequence ATGGATTTCAAGGACGCCAAAACTCAGAAGATTGCGCTGGGAATCATGGCCTTCTTTGTGGTTGTCTACTTCTGGCATTCTCGGCTTTACACCAAGTACGACCAGCAGATCGCCACCCAGACTCAGGAATTCGAGAGGATCACTTCCGAATTGAGAGCCGTTGAGATTAAGGCCAAATCGCTCGAAGCGCTCAAGGTTGAGTATACCGATCTTCTGAATCGATATGACGAAATCGAAGCGCTGCTGCCCGAAGTGAAACAGATTCCTTCATTCCTGGTGCAGTTACACACCGCATCGTCATTAACCGGCACAAAGATTACCAGCATTCAGCCATTGGATATAGGTAGTGAAGAGTTCTATAATGTAGCATCATTCGAGATCAGCATGACCGGGGCCTACCACGACATTGGGTCGTTCGTGAGCTATGTGGCCAATTTCCCCTTCATTGCCAATATCGATAACCTCCAACTTACCGCCTTAGAGGTGGCCATTTCGTCGGCCGCCGCTGCCGAGGCAAAGTCGGGGGAAAAGAAAAACGAAACCGTGTCCGCCGTCTTCTCTCTTTCTACCTACTTCGTGAAAGACGGTGAACGGCTCACAGAGCTTACGATATAG
- the lexA gene encoding transcriptional repressor LexA, with product MKELTDKQRAVLEFIKKRISQRGHSPTIREIGEEFGITSTNGVRLHLGALIRKGFLKKHAFISRGLELTQSLVGGVGRLPLVGSVPAGLPIDAIENQEGEIAVDESFLPKGEKFTLRVTGDSMKEAGIFDGDIVIVQKRQTAQKGEIVVAIIGEEATVKRYFPEGKRIRLQPENDAFEPIFVDKRSGEFRIAGKVVGLMRRMA from the coding sequence ATGAAAGAGCTGACGGACAAACAGCGAGCAGTTTTGGAGTTTATCAAGAAACGAATCAGTCAGCGGGGGCACAGCCCGACTATCCGTGAAATCGGTGAGGAATTCGGGATCACCTCGACCAATGGAGTCCGGCTGCACCTCGGTGCCCTGATACGCAAAGGCTTTCTGAAAAAACATGCGTTCATTTCGCGCGGATTGGAGCTGACTCAGTCTCTGGTCGGTGGGGTGGGACGGCTGCCGCTGGTCGGGTCGGTGCCGGCCGGTCTGCCTATCGATGCTATCGAGAACCAGGAGGGTGAGATCGCCGTCGATGAGAGTTTTCTGCCCAAAGGAGAGAAATTCACCTTGCGCGTTACCGGCGATTCTATGAAAGAGGCCGGTATTTTTGACGGCGATATCGTTATCGTCCAGAAACGGCAAACAGCGCAAAAAGGTGAGATCGTGGTAGCCATAATCGGCGAAGAGGCAACGGTCAAGAGGTACTTCCCCGAAGGGAAACGGATTCGGTTACAGCCGGAGAACGATGCGTTCGAACCGATCTTTGTCGACAAGCGATCCGGTGAGTTTCGGATTGCCGGCAAAGTCGTCGGCCTGATGCGCCGCATGGCATGA
- a CDS encoding GYD domain-containing protein: MSTYILMTKLSPEAAQRMDEREAMGQSWLKQVTEKCPEVKFIAHYGLLGTYDFMAIYEAPNEEVAAKVSMISMANGAFVAESWQAIPYRRLVELSKEI; encoded by the coding sequence ATGAGCACATACATTCTCATGACCAAGTTGTCGCCGGAGGCGGCGCAAAGGATGGACGAGCGTGAGGCGATGGGGCAGAGTTGGCTAAAGCAGGTGACAGAGAAGTGTCCGGAGGTGAAGTTCATTGCCCATTACGGTCTGTTGGGGACTTACGATTTCATGGCTATCTATGAAGCACCGAATGAAGAGGTAGCCGCCAAAGTCTCGATGATAAGCATGGCCAACGGTGCCTTTGTGGCAGAAAGTTGGCAGGCCATCCCGTATCGGCGGCTGGTCGAACTGTCCAAAGAAATTTAG
- a CDS encoding thrombospondin type 3 repeat-containing protein, whose product MNKRAILVLVGLSMFTLTSAVFPASVTLDSVDGLYATDTLSTEVPIVFNLRWTNTGVGAPIKGFTNGFELLSTDGATWTPLGGDTAAVGLGGFYDLVVSIDSFGVTGSAADTIALGAAIMNGTGLPNGFDAVTFLISTGFDADQSGKTVCLDSTSYFLPVGLWLWAYGTGVGNVIPDWSGPHCYTIYDPDVDNDGVDNATDNCPAIANPDQNDSDGDLIGDLCDNCPDGANADQLDTDSDGLGDICDNCPTVANVAQEDSDADGVGDSCDVCPGGDDHLDADIDTVPDACDNCPTIANSDQTDSDGDGNGDLCDACEGYDDNADTDEDTVPDGCDNCPTVANGDQADTDFDGVGDSCDICQGYDDSLDGDSDGVPDGCDNCPTASNADQLDGDHDTVGDVCDNCPLAANIGQEDSDLDTVGDVCDNCPNDANTNQADGDLDSVGDVCDNCPTVINENQSDTDSDTVGDVCDNCPSASNLAQEDVDVDGVGDSCDNCLTTVNTAQEDFDADSVGDSCDNCIQVANTDQADSNGDGIGDACCCLTRGDVNHDNEPSLDIGDLVYLVDFMFTEGPEPPCLMEADINGDGGPTIDIADLVYLVDYMFNGGPVPPDCP is encoded by the coding sequence ATGAATAAGCGAGCTATCTTAGTATTGGTCGGTCTGAGTATGTTCACCCTGACTTCGGCCGTTTTCCCCGCCTCCGTTACTCTGGATTCCGTCGACGGGCTCTATGCTACCGACACCCTTAGCACCGAAGTGCCGATAGTCTTCAACCTTCGCTGGACCAACACCGGCGTGGGCGCACCAATCAAAGGATTCACGAACGGCTTTGAACTACTTTCCACCGACGGCGCGACATGGACACCGCTCGGCGGCGACACGGCCGCAGTAGGCTTGGGCGGGTTCTATGATCTGGTGGTTTCCATCGACTCCTTCGGTGTGACCGGATCGGCGGCCGACACAATAGCCTTGGGTGCGGCGATCATGAACGGCACCGGACTGCCAAACGGGTTTGACGCCGTGACTTTCTTGATATCCACTGGGTTTGATGCCGATCAGAGCGGCAAGACCGTTTGCCTCGACTCCACCAGTTACTTCCTGCCGGTCGGCCTGTGGCTATGGGCCTACGGCACCGGCGTCGGCAATGTTATACCTGACTGGAGCGGGCCGCACTGCTACACCATCTATGATCCGGACGTGGACAACGACGGTGTCGACAACGCGACCGACAACTGTCCGGCCATCGCCAACCCGGACCAAAACGATTCCGATGGCGACCTGATTGGTGACCTCTGCGACAACTGTCCCGACGGCGCCAACGCCGATCAACTGGATACCGACAGCGACGGTCTCGGTGATATTTGTGACAACTGCCCCACCGTGGCCAACGTTGCGCAAGAGGACAGTGACGCAGACGGCGTGGGCGACTCATGCGATGTTTGCCCCGGCGGTGACGACCATCTCGATGCCGACATAGATACCGTACCCGATGCTTGCGACAACTGCCCCACAATCGCCAACAGTGACCAGACCGACAGCGACGGCGACGGCAACGGTGATCTCTGCGATGCCTGTGAAGGGTATGACGACAATGCCGACACCGATGAAGACACCGTGCCGGATGGTTGCGACAATTGTCCAACCGTGGCCAACGGCGACCAGGCTGACACCGACTTCGACGGCGTAGGTGATTCATGCGATATCTGTCAGGGGTACGACGACAGCCTCGACGGTGACTCCGATGGTGTGCCCGACGGTTGCGACAACTGTCCGACTGCTTCCAACGCAGACCAACTCGACGGAGACCATGACACAGTGGGCGATGTCTGTGACAACTGCCCGCTGGCTGCGAATATCGGGCAGGAGGATTCCGACCTGGATACGGTCGGTGATGTATGCGATAACTGTCCCAACGACGCCAACACAAATCAAGCCGACGGTGACCTGGACAGTGTGGGCGATGTCTGCGATAACTGTCCTACTGTTATCAACGAGAACCAGTCCGACACCGATAGCGATACAGTCGGCGACGTCTGCGATAATTGTCCGTCCGCAAGCAACCTGGCTCAGGAAGACGTCGACGTCGACGGCGTAGGGGATAGCTGCGATAACTGCCTGACCACAGTCAACACCGCCCAGGAAGATTTCGATGCCGACTCGGTCGGTGACTCCTGCGACAACTGTATCCAGGTGGCCAATACCGACCAGGCCGACAGTAATGGTGACGGGATCGGCGATGCTTGCTGCTGCCTGACCCGCGGTGACGTCAACCATGACAATGAACCATCACTCGACATTGGCGACTTAGTTTATCTGGTCGACTTTATGTTCACAGAAGGTCCCGAGCCGCCTTGTCTCATGGAGGCTGACATAAACGGCGACGGTGGCCCTACGATTGATATCGCTGACTTGGTCTATCTGGTCGACTACATGTTCAACGGCGGCCCCGTGCCACCTGACTGTCCATAG